From the Senegalimassilia faecalis genome, one window contains:
- a CDS encoding YbhB/YbcL family Raf kinase inhibitor-like protein, which translates to MRIHVDTENGLLADKFGKYAPEEDRLEGFPVRSFPIQIEDVPEETQSLALAFIDFDAIPVGGFCWIHWTACNIPADTRLIPEDASRADAVAMVQGRNSNWSPMVHGSANPHVHSRYCGPQPPDATHAYTLNMYALDCKLDLAEGFYLNELRRAMEGHVLARASMELPSRA; encoded by the coding sequence ATGCGCATTCACGTTGATACGGAAAACGGCCTGCTGGCCGACAAGTTCGGCAAGTACGCGCCGGAAGAAGACCGGCTTGAAGGATTCCCCGTAAGGTCGTTCCCCATTCAGATTGAGGACGTGCCTGAGGAAACGCAGTCCCTGGCGCTTGCATTCATCGATTTCGACGCTATTCCCGTGGGCGGGTTCTGCTGGATTCACTGGACGGCGTGCAACATTCCCGCCGACACAAGGCTCATTCCCGAAGATGCTAGCCGTGCGGACGCGGTGGCTATGGTGCAGGGGCGCAACAGCAATTGGTCGCCCATGGTGCACGGCAGCGCCAACCCGCACGTGCACTCGCGCTATTGCGGCCCGCAGCCGCCCGATGCCACGCACGCCTACACGCTGAATATGTATGCGTTGGATTGCAAGCTTGACCTGGCGGAAGGCTTCTATCTGAACGAGCTGCGCCGCGCCATGGAAGGCCATGTGCTGGCGCGCGCGAGCATGGAGTTGCCAAGCAGGGCTTAA